The proteins below come from a single Mesobacillus jeotgali genomic window:
- a CDS encoding MBOAT family O-acyltransferase, with protein MLFNSYEFIFFFLPSVFVIYFVLQYAGLSRLAKISLVVASLFFYSWWNVSYLPLILASVVVNYAVGTYLGKTNKLGTRKTVLTIGIIFNVLLLGYYKYTDFFIATVNTVLKESFPLLHLALPLAISFFTFQQIAYLVDSYRYETKGYRFDEYMLFVVFFPQLIAGPIVHHKEVMSQFHNENSRLNAKNISLGLYIFGIGLFKKVMIADTFAIWANDGYKNAFDLNLVEAWIASLSYTFQLYFDFSGYADMAVGAALLFNIMLPINFNSPYKALNIQDFWRRWHITLSRFLTAYIYIPLGGSKISPSRTYINIMIIFMVSGFWHGAGWTFIFWGFMHGVASVIYRWWNRRGYSMPKLLAWFITFQFVNAAWVFFRAESFAQAIAILKAMFGMGKIELPTRVARVLEPIFNINLLPDGPMLYTTPSVLLIIIGVLVVTFRKNSFEMLERFKPNNINMVFIVLISIVSILQLGKVSEFLYFNF; from the coding sequence GTGTTATTTAATTCGTATGAATTTATTTTCTTTTTTCTGCCTTCTGTTTTTGTTATTTATTTTGTTCTTCAGTATGCGGGTCTTTCGCGGCTGGCGAAGATTTCGCTTGTCGTGGCATCCTTATTTTTCTACAGCTGGTGGAATGTAAGTTACCTTCCATTGATCTTGGCGTCTGTTGTGGTCAACTACGCTGTCGGAACTTACCTCGGCAAAACCAACAAACTGGGAACACGTAAAACTGTCCTTACAATCGGAATCATCTTCAATGTCCTGTTATTGGGCTATTATAAATACACTGATTTTTTCATTGCTACAGTAAATACTGTGCTAAAAGAAAGCTTTCCTTTGCTTCATCTCGCGCTGCCGCTGGCGATCAGCTTTTTCACCTTCCAGCAAATCGCTTACCTAGTCGACAGCTACCGCTATGAAACAAAGGGATACCGATTCGATGAGTATATGCTTTTCGTCGTGTTCTTCCCGCAGCTCATTGCCGGTCCGATCGTCCATCATAAAGAAGTGATGTCCCAATTCCATAACGAGAATTCACGGTTGAATGCGAAGAACATTTCGCTTGGATTGTACATCTTCGGCATCGGCCTGTTCAAAAAAGTCATGATCGCCGACACCTTTGCGATATGGGCAAACGATGGATATAAAAACGCCTTCGACTTGAACCTTGTCGAAGCCTGGATCGCCTCGCTGTCTTACACATTCCAGCTTTACTTCGATTTCAGCGGGTATGCGGACATGGCAGTGGGGGCGGCGCTCTTATTCAACATCATGCTGCCGATTAACTTTAACTCGCCATACAAGGCCCTGAACATCCAGGATTTCTGGCGCCGCTGGCATATTACGCTAAGCCGTTTCCTGACGGCTTATATCTACATTCCGCTTGGCGGCAGCAAAATCAGCCCGTCGCGTACCTACATCAACATCATGATCATCTTCATGGTCAGCGGTTTCTGGCATGGCGCCGGCTGGACGTTCATATTTTGGGGGTTCATGCACGGGGTAGCTTCTGTCATTTACAGATGGTGGAACCGTCGCGGCTATTCAATGCCCAAGCTGCTCGCATGGTTCATCACCTTCCAATTTGTGAATGCAGCGTGGGTGTTCTTCCGGGCAGAAAGCTTCGCGCAAGCGATCGCAATTCTAAAAGCAATGTTCGGAATGGGTAAAATAGAGCTGCCAACCAGGGTGGCAAGAGTCCTGGAACCAATCTTCAATATCAATCTTTTGCCAGATGGCCCGATGCTTTATACAACCCCGAGCGTACTGCTGATCATCATCGGCGTGCTAGTCGTGACGTTTAGAAAAAATTCATTCGAAATGCTTGAAAGATTCAAGCCAAACAACATCAACATGGTATTCATCGTGCTTATCTCGATCGTATCGATTTTACAACTTGGAAAAGTTTCCGAGTTCCTGTATTTTAACTTTTAA
- a CDS encoding phosphodiester glycosidase family protein: MKFVKKVVVTLAVSLLFLQSVTVHSGFASVFEQFQVSPGVKYTENKEYINSNTQSIKVLEVNLQDPYTRLDVSIPEIGKISSTTAQAKAVHRAGNRVVGAINGSFFDTNTKLPMYLIAQNDVLVNSGIIASGRDQYVNEPIAFGINAAGKAQIEYFDLDLTAVHNGTEAEVTSLNKIRNNDNLIMYTPDYMDGYTNTNAFGYEVIFTGASKNKNLSFGDTITGTVSAKRLYNDATPTKIPADGFVLSAHGTAMEFLKYMQVGEQVQISIGIDEKWKGAKYILASGPRLVDNGAVSLSITPSSPRATERAPRTAIAVDRTLSKVFLVTVDGRQSGYSKGMNLTEFAQYLVKLGAYKALNLDGGGSTTMLARNYGSDMATLINRPSDGWERSVSTTLQAISTAPVGAETSFGVGLSSSSVNVGSTITVSLKYVLDQFYNPLAKDPSKLKLSSTMGTFEGNTLKTTKVGDGVIVATYGNMTKQIPIKVKNDSPFVDIPSTHKYYSIIKYLYDQDVIAGYADNTYRPANTLKRIDAALLLVRSLKLDTTNVQDVNFVDVPKTYRFYNEIAAITNAGIISGKQNGTLFDPNAPLTRAEMAVILQKGFKLEGTAVTPFTDVPEQSFAYNAISALYANKITEGYGTLYKPANTVDRIQYALFLYRALQNQK, from the coding sequence TTGAAGTTTGTAAAGAAGGTAGTCGTCACATTAGCCGTGAGTCTTCTGTTCCTTCAGTCAGTAACAGTGCATTCTGGGTTTGCAAGTGTATTTGAACAATTCCAGGTGTCACCAGGCGTTAAATACACTGAAAACAAGGAGTATATTAACAGTAACACGCAGTCAATCAAAGTTCTTGAAGTGAATCTTCAGGATCCATATACGAGGCTGGATGTTTCAATTCCGGAAATCGGAAAAATCTCAAGTACTACAGCGCAGGCGAAAGCTGTTCACCGAGCAGGCAATAGAGTAGTAGGAGCGATTAATGGTTCTTTTTTCGATACAAACACCAAACTGCCAATGTACCTTATTGCTCAAAATGATGTTTTGGTGAATTCCGGGATCATCGCCTCTGGGCGCGACCAGTATGTGAATGAACCGATCGCTTTTGGGATCAATGCAGCCGGCAAGGCACAAATCGAGTATTTTGACCTTGACCTAACTGCTGTCCATAATGGGACAGAAGCTGAAGTCACCAGCCTGAATAAAATCAGGAATAATGATAATTTGATTATGTATACACCGGATTATATGGATGGATATACGAATACCAATGCATTCGGTTATGAGGTTATTTTTACAGGAGCTTCGAAAAATAAGAATCTATCATTCGGTGATACCATCACTGGAACTGTCAGCGCTAAACGCCTATATAATGATGCAACACCAACAAAAATCCCTGCGGACGGATTTGTACTATCTGCGCACGGTACTGCGATGGAATTCCTAAAATATATGCAGGTAGGAGAGCAGGTACAGATTTCGATTGGAATCGATGAGAAGTGGAAGGGCGCTAAATACATATTGGCGAGCGGCCCGAGGCTTGTGGATAATGGAGCAGTTTCCTTGAGCATAACTCCTTCGAGCCCACGTGCTACTGAGAGAGCACCAAGAACCGCAATCGCAGTTGACCGAACTTTGAGTAAGGTTTTCCTGGTCACCGTGGATGGAAGGCAATCCGGTTATAGTAAGGGGATGAACCTGACAGAGTTCGCCCAGTATCTTGTAAAACTAGGCGCCTATAAAGCTCTTAATCTAGATGGAGGCGGCTCGACCACGATGCTTGCCCGTAATTATGGAAGCGATATGGCTACATTGATCAACCGGCCATCTGACGGCTGGGAAAGATCGGTGTCCACGACATTGCAGGCGATCAGCACTGCACCAGTTGGGGCCGAGACCAGCTTTGGCGTAGGGCTTTCAAGTTCGTCTGTCAATGTTGGATCTACCATTACGGTTTCTCTTAAATATGTACTTGACCAATTTTACAACCCGCTGGCAAAGGATCCGTCAAAATTGAAACTTTCCAGCACAATGGGCACATTTGAAGGCAACACTTTAAAAACGACTAAAGTTGGTGACGGAGTAATCGTCGCGACATATGGCAACATGACAAAACAAATCCCGATTAAGGTGAAAAATGATTCTCCTTTTGTGGATATCCCTAGCACGCATAAATATTACTCAATCATCAAGTATTTATATGATCAGGATGTTATTGCTGGTTACGCTGACAACACGTATAGGCCTGCAAACACGCTGAAGCGTATCGATGCAGCATTATTGCTTGTACGGTCATTAAAGCTTGATACCACAAACGTGCAGGATGTAAACTTCGTGGATGTTCCGAAGACATACCGTTTTTATAATGAAATAGCGGCAATTACGAATGCCGGAATTATATCAGGTAAACAAAACGGGACGCTTTTCGACCCGAATGCACCTTTGACGAGAGCAGAGATGGCCGTCATCCTGCAAAAAGGCTTTAAATTAGAGGGCACAGCAGTGACACCATTTACAGATGTCCCTGAACAAAGCTTTGCATACAATGCGATCTCAGCACTGTACGCAAACAAAATCACCGAAGGATACGGCACACTGTACAAGCCAGCCAACACAGTCGACCGCATCCAATACGCCCTATTCCTATACAGGGCACTGCAAAACCAAAAGTAA
- a CDS encoding S-layer homology domain-containing protein — translation MRKMTVLLLAFTIVLGLHSSPSASASATFKDIDRSPMKFYIEELAKNNVISGYADGTFRPKENLTRAQFAKMLALAMELPLDSKAAAQFTDLADWSRPYVGALVKAEITYGKSKTLFGANTLITRQEMAVMFVRAMGLEEFVVLLEYNASFADIQKVSSWAQPHVTFLKDIGFIEGNGKYYFPHDPTTREAFAKLTYRFKMEELKYYELALNRIILELVEEAIDVELIDGETIEVTYDDGEIYEYEIAYFMQGLYMTFQYESLAYLDGFMWQQMTSAEKKEIIMFAISYWDSEYSEYILKRPAEQAYNLLLSRLDGYYVNSINNKDNLLRTLLWSAVDTYTIDYIHQEQQ, via the coding sequence ATGCGGAAAATGACCGTATTGCTGCTTGCTTTTACAATTGTTCTTGGTTTGCACTCGAGCCCTTCTGCTTCAGCTTCTGCGACATTTAAAGATATAGATAGGTCGCCAATGAAGTTTTACATAGAAGAACTCGCGAAAAACAATGTAATTTCCGGATATGCTGATGGAACGTTCAGGCCTAAAGAAAATTTGACAAGGGCGCAGTTTGCTAAAATGCTTGCTCTTGCCATGGAACTGCCATTAGATTCAAAGGCCGCTGCACAATTCACAGATTTAGCCGATTGGTCGCGGCCATATGTAGGCGCGCTGGTAAAAGCGGAAATCACTTATGGAAAATCAAAGACATTGTTCGGAGCGAACACTTTGATTACTCGCCAGGAAATGGCCGTGATGTTTGTCAGGGCGATGGGATTAGAAGAATTCGTGGTCCTGCTGGAGTATAATGCCAGTTTTGCAGACATTCAAAAAGTATCCAGCTGGGCCCAGCCGCATGTGACTTTTTTGAAGGATATCGGTTTTATCGAAGGGAATGGAAAATATTATTTCCCTCATGACCCGACTACTCGCGAAGCGTTCGCTAAGCTGACCTATCGTTTCAAAATGGAAGAATTGAAGTACTACGAGCTTGCACTTAACCGAATCATTCTGGAACTGGTCGAAGAAGCTATTGATGTTGAGTTGATCGACGGAGAGACAATTGAAGTAACTTATGACGACGGGGAAATTTATGAATATGAGATCGCCTACTTCATGCAGGGGCTGTACATGACATTCCAGTACGAATCGCTCGCATACCTTGATGGCTTCATGTGGCAGCAGATGACCTCAGCTGAAAAGAAAGAAATTATCATGTTCGCGATCAGTTATTGGGACAGCGAGTATAGCGAGTACATTTTGAAAAGACCAGCAGAACAAGCCTACAACCTTCTGCTCAGCAGACTTGACGGCTATTATGTAAACAGCATCAACAACAAAGACAACCTCCTGCGAACACTCCTGTGGAGCGCAGTAGACACATACACAATCGATTACATCCACCAAGAACAACAATAA
- a CDS encoding S-layer homology domain-containing protein, with translation MANRSFNKFLAAGTSAAIVVSAVAPAALAHDNHVFTDVSGNYEEAVYSLHDWGIVNGKSETTFGTNLNLTRGDAAVIMANALGLDIENAPDAGFTDLIPRIEGSVNALAEAGIISGVGKGKFAPNEPLTRGAMAKILVLGFGLEDFAVETPFTDAVGAFGPYIESLYGTEITFGKTAVSFGTNMNITRGDFANLLYRTFMFIDENIYFPYAVTSEFVDSNTLKVTLEEAAPVEYTPQDIADGLLIYIENEDGSMTMPVMANAVLSEDRMTVTFDISPDLAGKKGIIYVDDIEQNFDFTVKSTPVSINIDTKGTSTTGTALI, from the coding sequence TTGGCAAATCGTTCTTTTAACAAATTTTTAGCAGCAGGAACTTCTGCGGCGATTGTCGTTTCTGCGGTTGCACCGGCAGCATTGGCTCACGATAATCATGTGTTTACAGATGTGAGCGGAAACTATGAAGAAGCAGTTTATTCTCTTCATGATTGGGGCATTGTCAACGGAAAGTCAGAAACTACTTTCGGGACAAACCTTAACTTAACTCGTGGGGATGCAGCTGTCATCATGGCAAATGCTCTTGGCCTTGATATTGAAAATGCACCTGATGCTGGTTTTACTGACCTGATTCCACGTATTGAAGGATCGGTAAATGCACTTGCTGAAGCTGGTATCATTTCCGGCGTCGGTAAAGGCAAATTTGCCCCGAATGAGCCTTTGACTCGTGGCGCGATGGCAAAAATTCTTGTTTTAGGATTTGGATTAGAGGACTTTGCTGTTGAAACTCCATTCACAGATGCAGTCGGAGCGTTTGGGCCTTATATCGAATCTTTATATGGAACTGAAATTACGTTCGGTAAGACAGCGGTTTCTTTTGGGACCAACATGAACATCACTCGTGGTGATTTTGCCAACCTCCTGTATAGAACTTTCATGTTCATAGATGAGAACATTTACTTCCCATATGCAGTAACTTCTGAATTTGTGGATTCAAATACATTGAAGGTTACTTTGGAAGAAGCGGCACCTGTGGAATATACACCTCAGGATATCGCAGATGGCCTCTTGATCTATATTGAAAACGAAGATGGATCAATGACCATGCCAGTTATGGCAAATGCTGTTCTTTCAGAAGACCGCATGACAGTAACATTTGATATCTCACCAGACCTAGCTGGTAAAAAAGGAATCATCTATGTAGACGACATCGAACAGAACTTCGATTTCACAGTCAAATCAACGCCAGTATCAATCAATATCGATACAAAAGGAACAAGCACAACAGGCACAGCACTAATTTAA